A stretch of Blautia liquoris DNA encodes these proteins:
- a CDS encoding bifunctional adenosylcobinamide kinase/adenosylcobinamide-phosphate guanylyltransferase — protein sequence MVLIFGGAYQGKYEYALKHYNKDRVLDEFHVYILELIKAGEDPVKYIQDHREDYRDKVIVCDDISCGVVPVDPLMRKWREAIGYCLNILAEESDEVTRMFCGIPTKIK from the coding sequence TTGGTTCTGATTTTTGGCGGAGCATATCAGGGAAAGTATGAATATGCATTAAAGCATTATAATAAAGACAGAGTTCTGGATGAGTTTCATGTCTATATACTGGAGCTGATAAAAGCAGGAGAAGACCCCGTAAAGTATATTCAAGATCACAGGGAGGATTATCGGGACAAAGTCATTGTTTGCGATGACATATCCTGCGGCGTTGTACCGGTTGATCCACTGATGAGAAAATGGAGGGAAGCAATTGGATATTGTCTGAACATTCTTGCAGAAGAATCTGACGAAGTGACCCGAATGTTCTGCGGTATTCCGACGAAAATCAAGTAA